The following proteins are co-located in the Microcystis wesenbergii NRERC-220 genome:
- the phaA gene encoding acetyl-CoA acetyltransferase PhaA produces the protein MQEVYIVAAVRTPIGRFGGGLMGLSPADLGATVMKSALEIANLPPEALDLYIFGNVLGSGHGQLIPRQAAIKAGIPVSVDGYRVDMVCSSGMIAVSNAATSIRAGEADLVLAGGIESMSQTGFFLSHRARWGYKFLMGAPEQLTDLLLHDGLTDATTTEGMGSQVDRLCLDRGVSRQALDEIAALSHQRAATATEKGWFNGEIVPIELKSKKGSTIIAQDEGIRADSTPEGLGKLRPAFNPSGVLTAGNSSQISDGAAAILLASQKAVDQYGLKPIAKILGGAVGAGKTDRFPEFPVLAVKKLLASLDKTIEDFDLVENNEAFALNNLLFEMDLGLAREKQNVHGGAIALGHPIGASGSRILVTLINALKVQDKTLGMGAICHGTGGGTAIAIERV, from the coding sequence ATGCAAGAAGTTTATATCGTGGCCGCTGTCCGGACTCCAATTGGTCGTTTTGGTGGGGGATTAATGGGATTATCCCCGGCGGATTTAGGGGCAACAGTGATGAAATCCGCCCTAGAAATCGCTAATTTGCCCCCAGAAGCCCTAGATTTGTATATTTTCGGCAATGTTTTGGGATCCGGTCATGGTCAGTTAATTCCCCGGCAAGCGGCGATTAAAGCGGGAATTCCCGTAAGCGTGGACGGATATCGGGTGGATATGGTTTGTTCTTCCGGAATGATTGCCGTTAGTAACGCTGCCACCTCAATTCGCGCTGGCGAAGCGGATCTCGTCCTCGCCGGTGGCATCGAATCCATGTCCCAAACTGGCTTTTTTCTCTCCCATCGGGCCCGGTGGGGTTATAAATTCCTTATGGGTGCGCCGGAACAATTAACCGACCTATTACTGCACGATGGCTTAACCGATGCTACCACGACTGAGGGCATGGGTTCCCAAGTTGATCGCCTCTGTCTCGATCGCGGGGTTTCTCGGCAAGCATTAGACGAAATTGCCGCCTTATCTCACCAAAGAGCGGCCACAGCCACAGAAAAAGGCTGGTTTAATGGTGAAATCGTGCCAATTGAACTTAAATCTAAGAAAGGTTCCACAATTATCGCTCAAGATGAGGGTATTCGTGCCGATAGTACCCCAGAAGGGTTAGGAAAACTGCGGCCGGCTTTTAATCCGTCGGGAGTTTTAACCGCAGGGAATAGTAGTCAGATTTCCGATGGGGCCGCCGCTATCCTTTTAGCCAGTCAAAAAGCGGTGGATCAGTACGGTTTAAAACCAATTGCCAAAATCCTTGGCGGCGCTGTGGGTGCTGGAAAAACCGATCGCTTCCCAGAATTCCCCGTCCTAGCGGTGAAAAAATTACTGGCATCTCTAGATAAAACGATCGAAGATTTCGATTTAGTGGAAAATAACGAAGCTTTTGCCTTAAATAATCTGCTTTTTGAGATGGATCTGGGGTTAGCGAGGGAAAAACAAAACGTTCACGGTGGTGCGATCGCATTGGGTCATCCCATCGGCGCTTCCGGATCGCGGATTCTGGTGACGTTAATTAATGCGTTGAAAGTACAGGATAAAACCCTCGGTATGGGGGCCATCTGTCATGGGACCGGTGGCGGAACAGCGATCGCAATTGA